Within the Pseudomonas sp. SL4(2022) genome, the region GCTGACCTGGCTGCCGCCATTGGTGGCAAAGAACACCAGATCACCGCTTTGCAGGCGGTCGCGGCCGACAGCCGGGACGCGCATGCTGATCAGATCACGGGTCGAGCGCGGCAAGCTGATGCCCGCGGCATCGCGGTAGACATAACCAATCAGACCACTGCAGTCGAAGCCACCATCCGGAGTGTTGCCGCCGTAGCGATATGGCGTACCGACCAAGCCCAGGGCGCGAAACAACACGTCATCAGCATTGCCGTTAAAGTTGCTGTTGGGTGTTTGCATAACGGGTGGCGGGATTGGAGCAGGTGCACGACTGGAGCAGGCGCTGAGCAGCGCGACGACGACCAGCAGGCTGAAACGGGCAATAGCGGTCATGGATAAGGCGATCCTGAGCCGGGATGCGCCCTACTCTGCCGGCTTGCACATCGTAGTGCAAGCTTTAGCTTTACTTGGCAGGTTATTGAAAACTATCGAGATGCATCAGATGAGCAAACCTGAGAAGCGACTGCACATTGGACAGTCGTCCACAGGCTCAGGGGTGACGCACCAGGTTATCGCCGGGTGCCATGGCCAATGCACGCTTGGCCTCGATGAAAGTGCGCTTCCAATAACGGTCTTCCAGGCTGTCGACCCGCACACCGCCGCTGCGGCTGCTGCTGGAGTGGATGAACTGGTTGTCACCCATGTAGATGCCGGCATGACTGACGCGATTTCGCCCACTGGTACTGAAGAACAGCAGATCGCCCGGTTTCAACTCGTCACGTGATACCAGCGGAGCATCAATATTGATCATGTCCCGCGAAGAGCGCGGCAACTGCATGCCCGCTTCTTCTTTGAACAAATAACCAATAAAACCGCTGCAGTCGAAACCGGAACTGACCGAGACACCACCAAAGCGATAACGCGTCCCTACTAGTGACAGACCATGGGACAGGATGCTGTCAGCCAGCTGTGGCAGTTTGTAGGATTTTTCTTCGGTGAAATCGCCGAGAGCGGCTTCTTTGGCTTGTTCATCAAAGCCGGCCAGATCTGTTGAAGAGAAGACTTCGGGCTCACTACTCAATACGGATTGAGGTGCGTGGTTGGCACAAGCGGCCAGAACCATGGAAAGTGCGAGAGGCACGAGGGGTGCGAGGCGTTTGAGCATGGGCACGACCGTGTCGATGAATTTCACAAGTAAACGACTATGCCCTCTATGGCATACATTTGCAAATTCTATGGATCTAAATGTGACTCAGAAGTGCCGGTAAAACATCTAACGCCCGCCCTTGTAGATGCACGTCCACCCGCTCGCTCAAGTCGGTGCGCTGCGGGTTGATCTCCACGGTGAAGCCGCCCGCCTGGCGGGTGCGCAGCAGCGGCTCGACGATATACGGAAAGCTCGCACTGGTGCCGATACTGATCACCACTTCAAAGCCTTTGCGCACTTCGGCATAGAGTGTGGTGATGGCCTGCTCAGGCAGCATTTCTTCGAACAACACCACCGGCGGACGCAGCACCCCGGCGCATTGCCGGCATTTGGGTGGCAGCGGCCGTTCAAGGTGCTCCGCCAGTTCGGCGTCGACAGCGCCGCAGGACTGGCAATACAGCGGCGCCAGCTCACCATGAATCTCGATAACCCGCTCCATCGGGCTACCTGCAGCGCGGTGGTAGCCGTCGATATTTTGG harbors:
- a CDS encoding C40 family peptidase, encoding MTAIARFSLLVVVALLSACSSRAPAPIPPPVMQTPNSNFNGNADDVLFRALGLVGTPYRYGGNTPDGGFDCSGLIGYVYRDAAGISLPRSTRDLISMRVPAVGRDRLQSGDLVFFATNGGSQVSHAGIYVGDGRFVHAPSSGGTVRLDSLSNSYWQRTYLNAKRVFSPELARNP
- a CDS encoding C40 family peptidase, whose product is MLKRLAPLVPLALSMVLAACANHAPQSVLSSEPEVFSSTDLAGFDEQAKEAALGDFTEEKSYKLPQLADSILSHGLSLVGTRYRFGGVSVSSGFDCSGFIGYLFKEEAGMQLPRSSRDMINIDAPLVSRDELKPGDLLFFSTSGRNRVSHAGIYMGDNQFIHSSSSRSGGVRVDSLEDRYWKRTFIEAKRALAMAPGDNLVRHP
- a CDS encoding NAD-dependent deacylase, producing the protein MEMDEVIARVAQAVVAADRILLITGAGLSADSGLPTYRGLGGLYNGHTAEGLPIEAALSGSMLQRDPALCWKYLAELGRACLGAQANAGHHAIAELQRRKPQCWLLTQNIDGYHRAAGSPMERVIEIHGELAPLYCQSCGAVDAELAEHLERPLPPKCRQCAGVLRPPVVLFEEMLPEQAITTLYAEVRKGFEVVISIGTSASFPYIVEPLLRTRQAGGFTVEINPQRTDLSERVDVHLQGRALDVLPALLSHI